In Anopheles bellator chromosome 2, idAnoBellAS_SP24_06.2, whole genome shotgun sequence, the genomic stretch TTAGTTCCCCACTAGAAGCTTCTCGAGAGTGGCTGGATCTAACTCATCGCCTAAGGATTCTCTTGCTTCAGCCCTGATGGATTCGTTCGTGCCCTGATGCACTAATGTTCGGAACATCTCTTTTGCTGCAACTTTGCTGATGGATTAGAGCAGCACAGAAAAAACCTTCTTCATACACCACACACGTATTCTTTCACTGACTAGATgcgcgaaaaaaaattatcggTTTAGTCTACCGCCGAACTCAGCATAGTATGTAGAACACCGCAAGAAGACAGTAAAATTCTCAGAAAACAGAACATACAATCTGTAGAACCCTTAAGCTTTGTTTATCGCAAGTTAAAAGGTGCACTGTTAAATGGTTTAGATTTCATTCGGTCCTTTCTTCTCACTAGTTGAACTCGTCAGTCTACCGTTCAGTTAGCATTCTTCAATTATTGGTAACGTACCACTACGGCAATTAACGGGTAGCAAAATAAAACGACTAACAAGGATTGCATTCTACTCAAATTAGTAATCGATTGAATGACACGTTGAAAAAACCAGCCAACAAAAACTCTTGGCTGCATTCCGATCTACTGGCGAAGTAGGttacaagaaaaaaaaacataaacaaaactttaGTTTGATTGGCGTCTGGAAAAAAGTTTCCATATTTAACGGAACCCTTCGTATCGTGGATTACTGTGACGTCTCCTCTGAGCATCTGTGCCACCCGGGAATCGGGAATCATTTTCGGCCTAACACAAgcgcataaattaaaaaagttttatgaATAACCGGCTTTTTGTCCGCTGTTTGAGGGGTAAGTGATTTTTCTTACAAAAATGTTCTTGGATTGACCTCCCGAAACCAGCTACCTATTTCTCATTGACATTTGACTAGCAAAAGAAGCCACCTAGCTGATGTTAATTTTCCATGGTTTGAATGCTTTGTGTAGAAGACTAAACTTTTAGTCTTTGTGAGGACGCCTTTGGCAAGGAAACGGTGCGCTTCGCCGTAAATCGGCTGAGTTACGGAGACCGACCGGAActcatcttcgtcgtcatcgggcaGCAATCGTGCCGAACAACGTGACCATTCGTATATTAGGATGCCACATGTTGGACAGTGGATAGGTTCATCAGAATACGCTGGGGCGTGCTGGCGAAAGGTAATAGAAAACGCCACGGGCTTCCGAAATGTGCTTCCGTGCGTGAGTAAAAAAAGTTTTTGACGAGGAACGTAATGGAGTCTGTGGATAGCCGGCGAAGTGGTTGGACCGTGAACAATTTAATGGGAAAGCGTGCTTTGCGTACTGTGGCGGCACTTGATCGCAGGGATGATTGATTGCCACGTCTCGAGCCAAATTTATTACATCTACAGTACATCTACAGCACTAATTGtttaaagcaaaataaaaagaccAACCGTCACAAAATCGTTACGAGTGCCGAAAGTGTTAGTGGAAGAACCATAACAGGGCCCAATTGGAACATTAAAACCATTACAACATGAACTGTAAATACGACGTTTTGGCCTACgttgtttgtgtgctgtgggCAGGTACGTAACACCCTGATAATTTATAATACCCTGatcatttcgctttcgtcaaaataggaaaattcaaaagaaaaaccatgTGCGAAAAGCAATTTTTAGAACTTCAACATTTGCTTAATctcattatttaattttcatcaccTACACCCACATGGAATCGAGTCGTAAGTCTATTGCCCCAAAGGCCTCAGTTTTAATCGGATAAGTGAAATTAATGTTGAGCCACACCGAGCATGGCATGAACATTGATTAAATTCTTCCTAATGCTACGGTCTTTTTAAACTTTCATCGTACGTGGTGTAGAAACTTCCATTAATCCAATCCGAGTCTTTCTCCAGTACGTATTCTTCCGGTTTTGGAGCGCAGTTCTCCGCCTGTGTTGCTTCCTTTTGGCAGGCACGCGATATTAATTAAGTGTATCAGCAATATGGTTGCATCCGCAACCATTGTTTGataagtaaatatttgatttttcctgTGAAGTTTTTAGCatgaaaaggaacgaaaaaaatacCGGCGATCCCGGTGAGGATATTGCGCAAACATCAATACGGCATTAAAACTTCTCTTCGGTTATGATAGATCGAAGAAGGCAGGAAACATTATTGTGAACGTTTTTTGCCCTtgtggccgatttttttttgtatacgTTTCAAAACGCGAACATTTCAAGCTTGAGTTTTTCATTGCCGAATTCAGCCTGTTCTGACCTGTCAATTGTTCGGTAGCAAAAATGTTtagcaaattaaattcaaacttCCTACGACAATTTCATCTCTCtgccaaaataaaaacacactTTACCCAGTCCATCACCCACTAGCAAGGGCTGCCGTTCCGGAACCGGCATGTGGTCGAATCTCGCAGATGCTAGACAATTGCTTCAACAACTTCACACCATCGGTTGCGATGGAGGCGCTCCATACGGTCAAGATTCCGGAGTCGTTGGAGGAAATCAACAGCCGTTGTCTGTAGGTACCACCGAGCTGGTTGATTGATGGGAACTAACGCTTTCGCACTATCGCTCTCGAAATCGCCATTCTTCAATGCGATAGGCTATTTAACCGAGGCATGGAATGCGTTCAGCATTACCTGAAGTGTGTGAATGCACGGCAGCGTAAAATCATCGAGAATGAGGTCTACGGTGCCCAAAAGCTGTACGAGTTCCTGTGCTACGACCGCACATTCCAAAGTGGTAAGTGTCAAACATTCGAATTATTATTCTGACGGTCTTCCGGCTGCGGTAGAAGTCCGGCGAGTAGTGTCAATTAAAACATTCTGTTCTGATTCTCAAACTTTCAACGGCAGAGTTTCTGCGGCACAAGAGCTGCTTCAATCTCGTTCATCCGGAGTGGG encodes the following:
- the LOC131212261 gene encoding uncharacterized protein LOC131212261, encoding MESSLHHPLARAAVPEPACGRISQMLDNCFNNFTPSVAMEALHTVKIPESLEEINSRCLLFNRGMECVQHYLKCVNARQRKIIENEVYGAQKLYEFLCYDRTFQSEFLRHKSCFNLVHPEWDLCSNQFIRVLKDEMDRTTSRSIDAQYVHFCCARYAYETCVYSSARFICRQDSALFLRRIAKILSTDRHFLNCDKIENELCSGAPGKSWLLRTSGQFIGVVAIAMLRLRG